A window from Theobroma cacao cultivar B97-61/B2 chromosome 3, Criollo_cocoa_genome_V2, whole genome shotgun sequence encodes these proteins:
- the LOC18604204 gene encoding NF-X1-type zinc finger protein NFXL1, with protein MSFQGRNRSRNPSQSTRQEWVAGGYSSTATTVVSNSAATFNSTPNVSHTSTQNDNRYRKIGRPTNHRRDREKERSENHVAVKKEIDPNLPQLVQEIQDKLIKSTVECMICYDTVRRSAPIWSCSSCYSIFHLNCIKKWARAPTSVDLVVEKNQGFNWRCPGCQSVQLTSSKEIRYVCFCGKRTDPPSDLYLTPHSCGEPCGKPLEKVLGLGAGVMKDELCPHVCVLQCHPGPCPPCKAFSPPRLCPCGKKVITTRCSDRKPVLTCGQRCDKLLECGRHRCELICHVGPCDPCQILINAPCFCRKKVEFVICGDMAVKGEVKAEDGIFSCSSTCGEKLRCGNHNCAEICHPGPCGDCELMPSKIKSCYCGKTSLQEQRQSCLDPIPTCSEVCAKFLPCRVHQCDQVCHSGDCPPCSVLVTQKCRCGSTSRRVECYKTTLENERFTCDKPCRHKKNCGRHRCSERCCPLSNSNNLPSGDWDPHFCHMACGKKLRCGHHSCESLCHSGHCPPCLETIFTDLTCACGRTSIPPPLPCGTPPPSCQLPCSVPQPCGHSSSHSCHFGDCPPCSVPVAKECIGGHVVLRNIPCGSKDIRCNKLCGKTRQCGLHACGRTCHLAPCDISSGSEPGFRTSCGQTCGAPRRDCRHTCTAPCHPSAPCPDVRCDSRVTITCSCGRITASVPCDAGGSTSSFNADTVYEASIIQKLPVPLQPVDSTGKKIPLGQRKLMCDDECAKLDRKRVLADAFDITSPNLDALHFGENSVTSELLSDLYRRDAKWVLAIEERCKVLVLGKNRGTATGLKIHVFCPMLKDKRDAVRIIAERWKLAVSAAGWEPKRFIVVHVTPKSKPPPRIIGVKGATGVGGLHPPVFDPLVDMDPRLVVSFLDLPREADISALVLRFGGECELVWLNDKNALAVFSDPARASTAMRRLDHGSVYYGAVIFVQSAGTSVASTANNAWGGAGASSALKGNPWKKAVVQELGWREDSWGSEESYGGTSDPGCVWKAKETPIASSINRWSVLDSERGLSSFSRTVQTEDPSKLAGVLSNSGMDSNTANSNSAGLPGGGFNEPEPSEVVDDWEKAYE; from the coding sequence ATGAGCTTTCAAGGCCGAAATAGATCAAGAAACCCTTCCCAAAGCACTCGTCAAGAATGGGTTGCTGGAGGATATTCATCTACAGCTACCACCGTCGTAAGCAACTCAGCAGCCACCTTTAATTCAACTCCTAACGTTAGCCACACCTCAACtcaaaatgataataggtATAGAAAAATTGGTCGGCCCACGAATCATAGGAGAGATAGGGAAAAGGAAAGGAGTGAGAATCATGTGGCGGTGAAGAAGGAGATTGATCCAAATTTGCCACAGCTTGTGCAAGAAATTCAGGACAAGCTTATCAAGAGTACGGTTGAGTGTATGATTTGTTATGATACGGTACGGAGGTCTGCCCCCATATGGTCGTGCTCGAGTTGCTACTCCATTTTTCACCTCAATTGTATTAAGAAGTGGGCTAGGGCACCCACCTCTGTTGATTTGGTGGTGGAGAAGAACCAGGGTTTTAATTGGCGTTGTCCTGGTTGTCAGTCTGTGCAGTTGACGTCATCTAAGGAGATTCGATATGTTTGCTTCTGTGGCAAGAGAACAGACCCACCTTCTGATTTGTACTTGACACCTCATTCTTGTGGGGAGCCTTGTGGAAAGCCGCTTGAGAAGGTGCTGGGACTAGGTGCTGGAGTGATGAAGGATGAACTTTGTCCTCATGTTTGTGTTTTACAGTGTCACCCTGGTCCATGCCCTCCTTGTAAGGCGTTTTCTCCACCACGGTTGTGTCCTTGTGGAAAGAAGGTTATTACAACCAGATGCTCTGACAGAAAGCCGGTTCTTACTTGTGGTCAGCGCTGTGATAAGCTTCTTGAGTGTGGGCGTCATCGTTGTGAGCTGATATGTCATGTGGGACCTTGTGATCCATGCCAGATTCTGATTAATGCCCCCTGTTTCTGCAGGAAAAAAGTTGAATTTGTCATCTGTGGAGACATGGCTGTGAAGGGAGAAGTGAAAGCAGAAGATGGTATCTTTTCTTGTAGTTCAACTTGTGGAGAGAAGCTTAGATGTGGCAATCATAACTGTGCTGAGATTTGTCATCCTGGTCCTTGTGGGGACTGTGAGTTAATGCCAAGCAAGATCAAGTCTTGTTATTGTGGGAAAACAAGCTTGCAGGAGCAAAGGCAAAGTTGTTTGGACCCAATTCCAACTTGTTCAGAGGTATGTGCAAAGTTCCTTCCCTGTCGAGTGCACCAATGTGACCAAGTATGTCATTCTGGGGATTGCCCACCTTGTTCAGTTCTTGTTACCCAAAAATGCCGATGTGGATCAACTTCTCGGAGGGTGGAATGCTACAAAACAACACTTGAGAATGAGAGATTTACATGTGACAAGCCTTGTAGGCATAAGAAGAATTGTGGTAGACACCGATGTAGTGAGCGATGCTGTCCTCTTTCAAACTCGAATAATCTTCCCTCTGGTGATTGGGATCCACACTTTTGCCACATGGCATGTGGGAAAAAGCTAAGGTGTGGGCATCATTCTTGTGAATCACTCTGTCATAGTGGCCACTGCCCTCCATGCTTGGAAACAATCTTCACTGATTTGACATGTGCTTGTGGAAGAACTTCAATCCCTCCTCCATTGCCTTGTGGTACGCCGCCTCCTTCATGTCAACTCCCATGCTCAGTTCCACAGCCTTGTGGTCATTCATCTTCTCACAGCTGCCACTTTGGTGATTGTCCACCTTGTTCTGTGCCTGTGGCAAAGGAGTGCATTGGAGGACATGTTGTTCTTAGGAACATTCCTTGTGGATCAAAAGATATCAGATGCAACAAGCTCTGTGGCAAGACCAGGCAGTGTGGTTTGCATGCATGTGGGAGGACTTGTCACCTAGCGCCATGTGATATATCTTCTGGATCTGAACCAGGTTTCAGAACTTCTTGTGGGCAGACATGTGGTGCCCCTCGGAGAGACTGCAGGCATACATGCACTGCACCTTGTCATCCCTCTGCACCATGTCCTGATGTTAGGTGTGATTCTCGAGTCACTATCACGTGTTCTTGTGGCCGAATAACTGCCAGTGTTCCTTGTGATGCTGGGGGCTCTACTAGCAGTTTCAATGCTGATACAGTTTATGAAGCTTCTATTATCCAAAAATTGCCAGTACCCCTTCAACCGGTGGATTCAACTGGCAAGAAGATTCCTCTTGGACAAAGGAAGCTTATGTGCGATGATGAATGTGCTAAGTTGGATCGTAAACGGGTTCTTGCAGATGCGTTTGACATAACTTCCCCAAACTTGGATGCTCTTCATTTTGGTGAGAATTCAGTTACATCTGAGTTACTTTCTGACCTATATAGGCGTGATGCAAAGTGGGTTTTAGCTATAGAAGAGAGATGCAAGGTTTTGGTACTTGGCAAGAACAGAGGAACAGCAACAGGTCTGAAGATTCATGTTTTCTGTCCAATGCTGAAGGATAAGAGAGATGCGGTCAGGATAATAGCAGAAAGATGGAAGCTTGCTGTTAGTGCTGCTGGTTGGGAGCCCAAGCGTTTTATTGTGGTCCATGTTACTCCCAAATCCAAACCCCCACCTCGTATCATTGGGGTTAAGGGGGCGACCGGTGTTGGGGGACTACATCCACCAGTTTTTGATCCTCTGGTAGACATGGATCCGAGGCTTGTTGTTTCTTTCCTAGATTTGCCTCGAGAAGCAGATATAAGTGCATTGGTATTAAGGTTTGGTGGGGAATGTGAACTTGTTTGGTTGAATGACAAGAATGCATTGGCTGTATTTAGTGATCCTGCTCGAGCTTCAACAGCAATGAGGAGGTTGGATCATGGCTCAGTTTATTATGGGGCTGTTATCTTTGTTCAAAGTGCTGGAACATCAGTAGCATCAACTGCTAATAATGCATGGGGAGGAGCAGGGGCAAGTTCAGCTTTAAAAGGGAATCCGTGGAAGAAGGCTGTAGTGCAGGAGCTTGGTTGGAGGGAAGATTCATGGGGCAGTGAAGAATCTTATGGTGGCACTTCTGATCCAGGCTGTGTGTGGAAAGCGAAGGAAACTCCAATTGCTTCTTCAATTAACCGCTGGAGTGTTCTTGATTCTGAAAGAGGTTTAAGCTCATTTTCTAGAACAGTTCAAACTGAAGATCCTTCAAAACTTGCTGGAGTTCTATCCAATTCAGGTATGGATTCAAATACTGCCAATTCAAATTCGGCTGGGCTACCTGGTGGTGGTTTTAATGAACCTGAGCCATCGGAAGTAGTGGATGATTGGGAAAAGGCTTATgaataa
- the LOC18604199 gene encoding rust resistance kinase Lr10: MYLWNQLTTLCSTAQKTQLKILSFYEKTCLDFIDGFNIRAAPSDGWEYYNLLNCSKVVDISVKPAGPISRENLYLEWSKPMCARCEAEGKGCRVKNNTEDQTECYDIPYKGHPTKLKRILAGVIPASFVLALIVVALYKLYYLEKTKKENQLKVEEFLEDYKSLKPSRYSYADIKRITNQFKEKLGEGGYGTVFKGRLSNDVLVAVKVLNNFKGNGEEFINEVGSMSRIHHVNVARLVGFCADGYKRALVYEYLPNESLEKFIFSAKGESHFLGWDKLQDIALGIAKGIEYLHQGCEQRILHFDIKPHNILLDQNFTPKISDFGLAKLCSKELSAVSMTAARGTMGYIAPEVLSRNFGNVSYKSDVYSFGMLLLEMVGGRKNIDVTVENLSQVYFPEWVYNHLDEGEDLGIRIEDERQSMIARKLSIVGLWCIQWFPVDRPSMKVVIQMLEGEADSLTLPPNPFASTDYMELGGSKYKNPVGTELAIIAE, encoded by the exons ATGTATCTATGGAACCAGTTAACTACACTTTGTTCAACTGCTCAAAAAACCCAACTGAAGATTCTCTCCTTCTATGAGAAAACTTGCTTGGACTTCATCGATGGCTTTAATATTAGAGCTGCTCCTTCTGATGGCTGGGAATATTATAACCTGTTAAATTGCAGCAAGGTTGTTGACATCTCAGTAAAACCGGCGGGACCAATAAGTAGAGAGAATCTTTACTTAGAATGGTCCAAACCGATGTGCGCCAGGTGTGAAGCCGAAGGCAAAGGTTGTAGAGTAAAGAATAATACAGAGGATCAAACAGAGTGCTATGACATCCCCTACAAAG GCCATCCTACAAAGCTAAAGCGAATACTTGCAG GTGTAATCCCAGCTTCATTTGTTCTTGCACTAATTGTTGTTGCCCTTTACAAGTTGTACTATttagaaaaaacaaagaaagagaatCAACTCAAGGTTGAAGAGTTTTTGGAAGATTATAAATCTCTTAAGCCCTCCAGATACTCTTACGCTGATATTAAGAGAATAACAAATCAATTCAAGGAGAAACTTGGAGAAGGAGGTTATGGAACTGTGTTCAAAGGAAGACTTTCCAATGATGTTTTGGTAGCTGTTAAGGTCCTCAACAATTTCAAAGGAAATGGTGAAGAGTTCATCAACGAAGTGGGCTCAATGAGTCGAATCCACCATGTCAATGTAGCTCGCTTGGTTGGATTTTGCGCTGATGGATATAAACGAGCTCTTGTTTACGAGTATTTGCCCAATGAGTCATTGGAGAAGTTCATATTTTCTGCCAAGGGTGAGAGTCATTTCCTTGGTTGGGATAAGCTTCAAGACATTGCTCTGGGCATAGCCAAAGGGATTGAATACTTGCATCAAGGTTGCGAGCAACGGATCCTCCATTTTGACATCAAACCTCACAACATTTTGTTAGACCAGAACTTCACCCCTAAGATCTCTGACTTTGGTCTAGCTAAGTTGTGTTCCAAGGAGCTAAGTGCTGTTTCCATGACAGCAGCCAGAGGAACCATGGGCTACATTGCACCTGAGGTATTATCTAGGAACTTTGGAAATGTTTCATATAAATCAGATGTTTATAGTTTTGGAATGCTACTACTTGAAATGGTTGGAGGGAGAAAAAACATTGATGTTACAGTGGAGAATTTAAGTCAGGTGTACTTCCCAGAATGGGTTTATAATCATTTGGACGAAGGAGAAGATTTAGGAATAAGAATTGAAGATGAAAGGCAATCCATGATAGCAAGAAAACTTTCAATTGTTGGACTGTGGTGCATTCAATGGTTTCCAGTAGATCGTCCTTCAATGAAAGTTGTGATTCAAATGTTGGAAGGTGAGGCAGATAGTCTCACTCTGCCGCCGAATCCTTTTGCTTCCACAGATTATATGGAGCTGGGTGgttccaagtataaaaaccCTGTTGGTACAGAGCTAGCAATTATTGCCGAGTAG
- the LOC18604203 gene encoding LEAF RUST 10 DISEASE-RESISTANCE LOCUS RECEPTOR-LIKE PROTEIN KINASE-like 2.4, producing the protein MLIRAKLAILGLLALALSQLLDAVDAARRGTHDCKRSCGALNIRSPFRFKGDTPECGEYELVCEHNRTILDDVDYGRFYVLDIFYNHTIRLVDGSLNSDECSILPKSFPCRYSFIYFLSCQVLINSPLYIDASPCANASFSPHPYFYAVDGREIRNAIDLHESCIIEVQVPRPFQLRSSSISGLSIFDIHQMFLKGYDVPWNCAPASFASSNESTLGKILSWLMDIISEYLYTLRMFFTHGSLSPDLYEDYYYGRIPFALFIIAGVYIIIRTPLGVSCLIAAVLIKFRRRHLSMDDNIEEFLQMQNNLMPIRYSYSKIQKMTKCFKDKLGQGGYGSVFKGTLRSGRLVAIKLLNMSKSHGQDFINEVATIGRIHHVNVVQLIGFCVEGSKQALVYDFMPNGSLDKIIFSGERDTTLCWEKIFEIAIGVARGIEYLHQGCQMQILHFDIKPHNILLDENFTPKISDFGLAKLYAVDHSIASLTAARGTLGYIAPELFYKNIGSISHKVDVYSFGMLLMEMVGKRRNLNAFAEQSSQIYFPSWIYDRFDKEEVIELGDVTENEKKTVRKMVITAFWCIQIRPTDRPSISKVLEMLEGEVELLELPPKPFLLSLDSSSKDFASNNLEEEPTTSTLDATVEGMEMPPM; encoded by the exons ATGTTAATTAGGGCAAAACTTGCAATATTGGGCCTTCTTGCCCTTGCTTTGTCTCAGCTCCTTGATGCCGTTGATGCTGCAAGACGAGGCACCCACGATTGCAAGCGCTCTTGCGGAGCTTTAAACATCCGCAGCCCTTTCAGATTCAAGGGCGACACTCCCGAATGTGGCGAGTATGAACTAGTATGTGAACATAATCGCACCATTTTGGACGATGTTGATTATGGAAGATTCTATGTCCTAGACATCTTTTATAATCACACCATTCGATTGGTGGATGGGAGTCTGAATAGTGATGAATGCTCCATTCTTCCCAAATCCTTTCCATGCAGAtatagttttatttattttttaagctGCCAAGTTCTCATCAACTCCCCGCTCTACATCGATGCCTCTCCTTGCGCCAACGCCTCCTTCTCTCCGCACCCTTACTTTTATGCTGTAGATGGCAGAGAGATACGCAACGCTATTGATTTGCATGAATCCTGCATCATAGAAGTCCAGGTTCCGCGACCCTTTCAGCTTCGGTCTTCGAGTATCAGCGGTCTCTCTATTTTCGATATTCACCAGATGTTTCTCAAGGGTTATGACGTGCCGTGGAATTGCGCACCTGCTTCTTTTGCTTCCAGCAACGAAAGTACACTTGGAAAGAT ATTAAGCTGGTTGATGGATATCATTTCAGAGTATCTTTACACTTTGCGAATGTTTTTTACCCACGGTTCACTATCACCAGATCTCTATGAAGATTATTACTATGGAA GAATCCCATTTGCTTTATTCATAATCGCAG GagtatatattattattagaaCTCCATTGGGGGTTTCATGCTTGATTGCAGCTGTGCTAATTAAGTTTCGAAGGAGACATTTGTCTATGGATGATAACATTGAAGAATTTCttcaaatgcaaaataatttaatgccCATCAGGTATTCTTATTCCAAAATacagaaaatgacaaaatgtTTTAAGGATAAATTAGGACAAGGTGGTTATGGTTCAGTTTTCAAAGGAACGCTTCGAAGTGGGCGTCTTGTTGCAATAAAATTGTTAAACATGTCGAAATCACATGGGCAAGATTTCATCAATGAAGTTGCTACCATTGGAAGGATTCATCATGTTAATGTGGTACAACTTATTGGTTTTTGTGTAGAAGGGTCAAAACAAGCActtgtttatgattttatgcCAAATGGTTCTTTGGATAAGATCATATTTTCAGGGGAAAGAGATACCACTTTATGTTGGGAAAAAATATTTGAGATTGCAATTGGTGTGGCCCGAGGTATAGAATACTTGCATCAAGGATGTCAAATGCAGATTTTACATTTTGACATCAAACCACATAACATTCTTCTAGATGAGAACTTCACTCCAAAAATTTCAGATTTTGGCCTAGCAAAATTGTATGCAGTAGATCACAGTATTGCGTCTCTCACTGCAGCACGAGGTACTCTCGGATATATTGCTCCGGAATTGTTTTACAAGAACATTGGGAGTATCTCACATAAGGTTGATGTTTATAGTTTTGGAATGTTGCTAATGGAAATGGTGGGAAAGAGAAGGAATTTGAATGCATTTGCTGAGCAATCTAGTCAAATATATTTCCCTTCATGGATTTATGATCGATTTGACAAAGAGGAGGTTATAGAGTTAGGAGATGTCACTgagaatgaaaagaaaactgTAAGGAAGATGGTCATAACTGCTTTTTGGTGCATTCAGATAAGGCCTACTGATCGTCCTTCAATCAGTAAGGTCTTGGAGATGCTTGAAGGTGAGGTTGAGCTACTTGAGTTACCTCCAAAACCTTTTCTATTATCTCTTGACAGCTCATCCAAAGACTTTGCAAGTAACAATTTGGAGGAGGAGCCCACGACGTCGACCCTTGATGCTACCGTCGAGGGCATGGAAATGCCTCCAATGTAA